Proteins from a genomic interval of Caulobacter sp. NIBR1757:
- a CDS encoding tyrosine recombinase XerC, translating to MTADQALETWITHLAAERRASPRTLEAYRAGATSWLTFLARHRGELISVEALGTVTAAEVRAWLADKRERADGKQLAARSLSQALSAVRSFHGFIDRRMGVPCPGLALVRGPKVRPGAPRPVSEDQARGLLIEAGADPDRDPWEGLRDQAALTLLYGCGLRISEALSLTRGDAPLAEALRITGKGGKTRIVPVLPVVREAVDAYLAALPWPTSASDPLFIAKRGGALSPRHVQAAMQLLRGRLGLPDRATPHALRHSFATHLLGAGADLRVIQELLGHASLSTTQRYTQVDAAGLLAAYSAAHPHA from the coding sequence GTGACCGCCGACCAGGCTCTCGAGACCTGGATCACCCACCTGGCGGCTGAACGGCGCGCCTCGCCCCGGACGCTTGAGGCCTACCGCGCCGGAGCGACCTCCTGGCTGACCTTCCTGGCCCGCCATCGCGGCGAGCTGATCTCCGTCGAAGCCCTCGGCACGGTCACGGCCGCCGAGGTCCGCGCCTGGCTGGCCGACAAGCGCGAGCGGGCCGACGGCAAGCAGCTGGCCGCCCGATCCCTGTCGCAGGCCCTTTCGGCGGTCCGCTCCTTCCATGGCTTCATCGACCGCCGCATGGGCGTGCCCTGCCCGGGCCTCGCCCTGGTGCGCGGGCCCAAGGTGCGGCCCGGCGCGCCGCGACCGGTCAGTGAGGACCAGGCGCGCGGCCTGCTGATCGAGGCCGGGGCCGATCCGGACCGCGACCCCTGGGAGGGCCTGCGCGACCAGGCGGCGCTGACCCTGCTCTACGGCTGCGGCCTGCGCATCTCCGAGGCGCTCAGCCTGACCCGGGGCGACGCCCCCCTGGCCGAGGCCCTCCGCATCACCGGCAAGGGTGGCAAGACCCGCATCGTGCCGGTGCTGCCGGTGGTGCGCGAAGCAGTGGACGCCTATCTGGCCGCCCTGCCCTGGCCCACATCAGCGTCCGACCCGCTGTTCATCGCCAAGCGCGGCGGCGCCCTGTCGCCCCGCCATGTGCAGGCGGCCATGCAGCTGCTGCGCGGACGCCTCGGCCTGCCCGACCGCGCCACGCCCCACGCCCTGCGCCACAGCTTCGCCACTCACCTGCTGGGCGCGGGCGCGGATCTGCGCGTCATCCAGGAACTGCTCGGCCACGCCAGCCTGTCGACGACCCAGCGCTACACCCAGGTCGATGCGGCGGGCCTGCTGGCGGCCTATTCAGCGGCCCATCCGCACGCCTAG
- a CDS encoding DUF2167 domain-containing protein — translation MFFKRVFAAVALAAACFSSAPVLAQAPSAPAAQAQPDVSWQDKISRQTGTVHLAAAGASLALGDDYYFIDADGARQVLVEGWGNPPDAAEGVLGMIFPTRFKPMDDASWGAVITFEETGWVSDKDAATTDYDKLLTELRRGEDDRNAEREKAGYPTVNLIGWAERPTYNDKSHVAIWARELSFNGGAKHGLNYDIRVLGRRGVLSLNVVSAMTDLTEIHGVAGEIANTAAFEQGAAYADYKPGVDKSAGYGIAGLIAAGAGVAAVKKLGLLGLILAFGKKFIVIIIAAFGGIAAWFRNLFGKKDLSVGGGAAPARPSIFDEPAAPAESPDGQDKPPAGSGDIVS, via the coding sequence GTGTTCTTCAAACGTGTGTTCGCTGCGGTCGCGCTGGCTGCGGCCTGTTTCTCTTCCGCGCCGGTTCTGGCCCAGGCGCCGTCCGCGCCGGCCGCCCAGGCTCAGCCCGATGTCAGCTGGCAGGACAAGATCTCACGTCAGACGGGTACGGTTCACCTGGCGGCGGCCGGGGCCAGCCTGGCGCTTGGCGACGACTACTATTTCATCGACGCCGACGGCGCCCGCCAGGTTCTGGTCGAGGGCTGGGGCAATCCGCCCGACGCCGCCGAGGGCGTGCTGGGGATGATCTTTCCCACGCGCTTCAAGCCGATGGACGACGCCTCCTGGGGGGCCGTCATCACCTTCGAGGAAACCGGCTGGGTCAGCGACAAGGATGCCGCGACCACCGACTACGACAAGCTGCTGACCGAACTGCGCAGGGGCGAGGACGACCGCAACGCCGAACGCGAAAAGGCCGGCTATCCGACCGTCAACCTGATCGGCTGGGCCGAACGGCCGACCTATAACGACAAGAGCCATGTGGCCATCTGGGCGCGGGAGCTGTCGTTCAACGGCGGCGCCAAGCATGGCCTCAACTACGATATCCGGGTCCTGGGCCGCCGCGGCGTGCTCAGCCTCAACGTCGTCTCGGCGATGACCGACCTGACCGAAATCCACGGCGTCGCCGGCGAGATCGCCAACACCGCCGCCTTCGAACAGGGCGCGGCCTATGCCGACTACAAGCCGGGCGTCGACAAGTCGGCCGGCTATGGCATCGCCGGGCTGATCGCGGCCGGAGCCGGCGTCGCGGCGGTGAAGAAGCTGGGTCTGCTGGGCCTCATCCTGGCCTTCGGCAAGAAGTTCATCGTCATCATCATCGCGGCCTTCGGCGGCATCGCCGCCTGGTTCCGCAATCTGTTCGGCAAGAAGGACCTGTCGGTCGGCGGCGGCGCGGCGCCTGCCCGCCCCTCGATCTTCGACGAACCGGCGGCCCCGGCCGAAAGCCCCGACGGCCAGGACAAGCCGCCGGCCGGTTCGGGCGACATCGTTTCCTGA
- a CDS encoding FAD/NAD(P)-binding oxidoreductase, producing MSETPTIVIIGAGLGGSIAAYDIHKAVGDRARVVMVSDGDIFNFTPSNPWLAVGWRTADSIQVKLPEVMKRKGVEFINVPASALRPADKAIDLADGRSLSYDYLVIATGPELAFDEIPGLGPQGHTRSICTGPHAADTAAAFDAFVAAPGPIVVGAVQGASCFGPAYEFAMILDTELRRRRLRDKAPMTFVTSEPYIGHLGLDGVGDTKGLLESEMRQRHIKWITNARVKSVDAGLMHVEEVAEDGAVKATHQLPFVFSMMLPAFRGVAAVRGVEGLTNPRGFILVDRHQRNPTWPDIFALGVCIAIPPTGPTPVPVGVPKTGFMIESMVSAISANLRELLGGEAPTHEATWNAICLADFGDGGVAFMAQPQIPPRNINWSASGKWVHTAKGAFEGYFLHKVRTGQAEPLYEKLALDLIGAHKVRRSPTAS from the coding sequence ATGAGCGAGACGCCAACGATCGTCATCATCGGGGCCGGCCTGGGCGGATCCATCGCCGCCTATGACATCCACAAGGCCGTGGGCGACCGGGCCCGCGTGGTGATGGTGTCCGACGGCGACATCTTCAACTTCACGCCCTCCAATCCCTGGCTGGCCGTGGGCTGGCGGACTGCGGACTCCATCCAGGTCAAGCTGCCCGAGGTCATGAAACGCAAGGGCGTCGAGTTCATCAACGTCCCGGCCAGCGCCCTGCGCCCGGCCGACAAGGCCATCGACCTGGCTGATGGCCGCAGCCTCTCCTACGACTACCTGGTCATCGCCACCGGACCGGAGCTGGCCTTCGACGAGATCCCCGGCCTCGGCCCGCAGGGGCACACCCGCTCGATCTGCACCGGCCCCCACGCCGCCGACACCGCCGCCGCCTTCGACGCCTTCGTCGCCGCCCCGGGTCCCATCGTGGTCGGCGCCGTCCAGGGCGCCTCCTGCTTCGGGCCGGCCTACGAGTTCGCGATGATCCTCGACACCGAGCTTCGCCGCCGGCGCCTCCGCGACAAGGCCCCGATGACCTTTGTCACCTCCGAACCCTACATCGGCCATCTGGGCCTCGACGGGGTCGGCGACACCAAGGGTCTGCTCGAAAGCGAGATGCGGCAGCGCCACATCAAGTGGATCACCAACGCCCGGGTGAAATCGGTCGACGCCGGCCTGATGCATGTCGAGGAGGTCGCCGAGGATGGCGCGGTCAAGGCCACGCACCAGCTGCCTTTCGTCTTCTCGATGATGTTGCCGGCCTTCCGGGGTGTCGCCGCCGTGCGCGGCGTCGAGGGGCTGACCAACCCGCGCGGCTTCATCCTGGTCGACCGGCATCAGCGCAATCCGACCTGGCCGGACATCTTCGCGCTCGGGGTCTGCATCGCCATCCCGCCGACCGGCCCGACGCCGGTGCCGGTCGGCGTGCCCAAGACCGGCTTCATGATCGAGAGCATGGTCTCGGCCATCTCCGCCAATCTGCGCGAACTGCTGGGTGGCGAGGCCCCGACCCATGAGGCGACCTGGAACGCCATCTGCCTGGCCGACTTCGGCGACGGCGGCGTGGCCTTCATGGCCCAGCCGCAGATCCCGCCGCGCAACATCAACTGGTCGGCCAGCGGCAAGTGGGTCCACACCGCCAAGGGCGCCTTCGAGGGCTACTTCCTGCACAAGGTCCGCACCGGCCAGGCCGAGCCGCTCTACGAGAAGCTCGCCCTGGACCTGATCGGCGCCCACAAGGTTCGCCGTTCGCCGACCGCATCCTGA
- the fsa gene encoding fructose-6-phosphate aldolase → MQLFLDTTDTAVLADLVKTGLVDGVTTNPTLIAKSGRPMAEVIAEICGLVEGPVSAEAVATDAETMIKEGRKLADIAGNVVVKLPLTRDGLIACAAFAADGIATNVTLCFSVAQALLAAKAGATYVSPFVGRLDDHGADGCALIGDIRTVYDNYGFDTEILAASVRTADHVARCAELGADCATLPPNVFEALFKHPLTDKGLEAFLSDWAKTGQTIL, encoded by the coding sequence ATGCAGCTCTTCCTCGACACCACCGACACCGCCGTGCTGGCGGACCTGGTCAAGACCGGCCTTGTGGACGGGGTCACCACCAATCCCACGCTGATCGCCAAGTCGGGTCGTCCCATGGCGGAGGTCATCGCCGAGATTTGCGGTCTCGTCGAGGGGCCTGTCAGCGCCGAGGCGGTGGCCACCGACGCCGAGACCATGATCAAGGAAGGCCGCAAGCTGGCCGACATCGCCGGCAATGTGGTGGTCAAGCTGCCGCTGACCCGCGACGGCCTGATCGCCTGCGCCGCCTTTGCGGCCGACGGCATCGCCACCAACGTGACCCTCTGCTTCTCGGTGGCCCAGGCGCTGCTGGCCGCCAAGGCCGGCGCCACCTACGTCTCGCCCTTCGTCGGGCGGCTGGACGACCACGGGGCCGACGGCTGCGCCCTGATCGGCGATATCCGCACGGTCTATGACAACTATGGCTTCGATACCGAGATCCTGGCTGCCTCGGTGCGCACCGCCGATCACGTGGCCCGCTGCGCCGAGCTGGGGGCCGATTGCGCCACCCTGCCGCCGAACGTCTTCGAGGCCCTCTTCAAGCACCCCTTAACCGACAAGGGTCTAGAAGCTTTCCTGAGCGACTGGGCCAAGACGGGCCAGACCATCCTCTAG
- a CDS encoding cisplatin damage response ATP-dependent DNA ligase, translating to MRAFARLLDRLSLTASRNAKLVLVRDFLNSQPDPDRGWALAAMTGELTFSAAKPAAIRKAVEARMDPVLFRWSYDYVGDLAETVALVWPATRGANREPELSEVVEALRTAKRAEVQPMIERWLDALEPDGRWALLKLLTGGLRVGFSARLAKQACADMAASNGQAITTSQIEEVWHALAPPYEDLFAWLEGRSEAPSADNPGRFRSVMLAHPIDEETDFPRLDPADYAAEWKWDGIRIQAVNERGMRRLYTRTGDDISHSFPDVLEHMTFEGAIDGELLVIRDGALASFGDLQQRLNRKTVDARMMAAYPAAIRAYDLLLDGETDLRALSFAMRRERLEAFVARAASPRIDLSPMQPFETWEALAALRSNPPEGDAALSEGLMLKRWDSLYEAGRPKGPWFKWKRDPHLIDAVLMYAQRGHGKRSSFYSDFTFGVWREDEAGSRTLTPVGKAYFGFTDEELKQLDKFVRDNTIDRFGPVRSVKANLDFGLVLEVAFEGLQRSTRHKSGVAMRFPRISRIRWDKPAREADVLETLERMLNQAPAATAAS from the coding sequence ATGCGCGCCTTCGCCCGACTGCTGGACCGCCTGAGCCTGACGGCGTCGCGTAACGCCAAGCTGGTGCTGGTCCGCGACTTTCTGAACAGCCAGCCCGACCCGGACCGCGGCTGGGCCCTGGCGGCGATGACCGGTGAACTGACCTTCTCGGCCGCCAAGCCGGCCGCCATCCGCAAGGCGGTCGAGGCGCGGATGGACCCGGTGCTGTTTCGCTGGTCCTACGACTATGTCGGCGACCTGGCCGAGACGGTGGCCCTGGTCTGGCCGGCGACACGTGGCGCGAACCGCGAGCCGGAGCTGTCGGAGGTGGTCGAGGCCCTGCGCACGGCCAAGCGGGCCGAGGTGCAGCCGATGATCGAGCGCTGGCTCGACGCTCTGGAGCCGGACGGGCGCTGGGCGTTGCTCAAGCTGCTGACCGGGGGCCTGCGGGTCGGGTTTTCGGCCCGGCTGGCCAAACAGGCCTGCGCCGACATGGCGGCCTCGAACGGCCAGGCCATCACCACCTCGCAGATCGAGGAGGTCTGGCACGCCTTGGCGCCGCCCTACGAGGACCTGTTCGCCTGGCTGGAGGGCCGGTCGGAGGCGCCCAGCGCCGACAATCCCGGACGCTTCCGGTCGGTGATGCTGGCCCATCCGATCGACGAGGAGACAGACTTCCCCAGGCTCGATCCGGCCGACTACGCCGCCGAATGGAAATGGGACGGCATCCGCATCCAGGCGGTCAACGAGCGGGGGATGCGGCGGCTCTACACCCGCACCGGCGACGACATCAGCCACAGTTTTCCCGACGTTCTGGAGCATATGACTTTCGAGGGGGCCATAGACGGCGAACTGCTGGTCATCCGCGACGGCGCCCTGGCCAGCTTCGGCGACCTGCAGCAACGGCTGAACCGCAAGACCGTCGATGCCAGGATGATGGCCGCCTATCCCGCCGCCATCCGCGCCTACGACCTGCTGCTCGACGGCGAGACCGACCTGCGGGCCTTAAGCTTCGCGATGCGCCGCGAACGGCTGGAGGCCTTCGTCGCCAGGGCCGCCTCGCCGCGCATCGACCTGTCGCCCATGCAGCCGTTCGAAACCTGGGAGGCGCTGGCGGCGCTCCGGTCCAATCCGCCGGAGGGCGACGCCGCCCTCTCCGAAGGCCTGATGCTCAAGCGCTGGGACAGTCTCTATGAGGCCGGGCGGCCCAAGGGGCCGTGGTTCAAGTGGAAGCGCGATCCGCATCTGATCGACGCGGTGCTGATGTACGCCCAGCGGGGCCATGGCAAACGGTCGAGCTTCTATTCCGACTTCACCTTCGGGGTCTGGCGCGAGGACGAGGCGGGAAGCCGGACGCTGACGCCGGTGGGCAAGGCCTATTTCGGCTTCACCGACGAGGAGTTGAAACAGCTCGACAAGTTCGTGCGCGACAACACCATCGACCGCTTCGGACCCGTACGGTCGGTGAAGGCGAATCTCGATTTCGGCCTGGTGCTGGAGGTGGCGTTCGAGGGGCTGCAGCGCTCGACCCGCCACAAGAGCGGGGTCGCCATGCGGTTTCCGAGGATCAGCCGCATCCGCTGGGACAAGCCGGCCCGCGAGGCGGACGTGCTGGAGACCCTGGAGCGGATGCTGAATCAGGCGCCCGCCGCGACTGCCGCCTCGTAG
- a CDS encoding glutathione S-transferase family protein: MTLALYGHPFSSYTQKALIALYENATPFEFREIGPDHPDHIGAWLEKWPIGKFPMLLDGDTPVVEASIIVEYLQLKHPGPVRLIPEDPMAALDVRFMDRFFDLHVMDAMQVAVASKLGQIPMKSEDGLELAHTRLRKAYDWLEGALAGKTWACGEVYSMADTAASMSLFYADWVLEITEDWPVLRAYRQRLLKRPSFARCVEEARYFRPFFPLGAPDRD, translated from the coding sequence ATGACGCTGGCGCTCTATGGTCACCCCTTCTCGTCCTATACCCAGAAGGCGCTGATCGCCCTCTATGAGAACGCCACGCCCTTCGAGTTCCGCGAGATCGGGCCGGACCATCCCGATCATATCGGCGCCTGGCTGGAAAAGTGGCCGATCGGCAAGTTCCCGATGCTGCTCGACGGGGACACCCCGGTGGTCGAGGCCAGCATCATCGTCGAGTATCTGCAACTGAAGCATCCCGGGCCGGTGCGGCTGATCCCCGAGGATCCGATGGCGGCGCTGGACGTGCGGTTCATGGACCGCTTCTTCGACCTGCATGTGATGGACGCCATGCAGGTGGCCGTGGCCAGCAAGCTCGGCCAGATCCCGATGAAGAGCGAGGATGGGCTGGAGCTGGCCCATACGCGCCTGCGCAAGGCCTACGACTGGCTGGAGGGGGCGCTTGCCGGCAAGACCTGGGCCTGCGGCGAGGTCTACAGCATGGCCGATACGGCGGCCTCGATGTCGCTCTTCTATGCCGACTGGGTGCTGGAGATCACCGAGGACTGGCCGGTGCTGCGGGCCTATCGCCAGCGGCTGTTGAAGCGACCGTCGTTCGCACGGTGCGTGGAGGAGGCGCGCTACTTCCGCCCCTTCTTCCCGCTGGGAGCGCCGGACCGGGACTAG
- a CDS encoding GFA family protein: MKKSAVQSEGQCVCGAVRFEIDVPAVWAWHDHGEASRRAQGCAYATYVGTWKSRFRWLQGEDELTRYEDEANRTTRSFCRRCGAPVAYEKARSPRFINIPRSLFPERTGREPRYHMNLTERADWTYWGEPLSPLKGYPGVMRERPRKRRLDPVE; this comes from the coding sequence ATGAAGAAATCCGCCGTCCAGTCCGAGGGGCAATGCGTCTGCGGCGCCGTCCGCTTCGAGATCGACGTCCCGGCCGTCTGGGCCTGGCACGATCACGGCGAGGCCAGCCGCCGGGCCCAGGGCTGCGCCTACGCCACCTACGTAGGGACCTGGAAGAGCCGCTTCCGCTGGCTGCAGGGCGAGGACGAGCTCACTCGCTACGAGGATGAGGCGAACCGCACCACCCGCAGCTTCTGCCGCCGCTGCGGCGCCCCGGTCGCCTATGAGAAAGCCCGCTCGCCGCGCTTCATCAACATCCCCCGCAGCCTGTTTCCAGAACGGACCGGCCGCGAGCCCCGCTACCACATGAACCTCACCGAACGGGCCGACTGGACCTATTGGGGCGAGCCCCTGTCGCCGCTGAAGGGCTATCCGGGGGTGATGCGCGAGCGGCCAAGGAAGAGGCGGCTGGACCCGGTGGAGTAG
- a CDS encoding response regulator produces the protein MGSTSILVVDDDAAFRAAVSRLLGSAGYRVAEAQGGGRAQTVLQSARPDILVTDIIMPDGDGIELINAVKWRYPTIRILAVSGRGCLGTLDLLKMAAMVGADATLSKPLGPEDLLSKVAGLVAMGPGSYPT, from the coding sequence ATGGGCTCCACATCAATTCTGGTCGTCGATGACGACGCGGCCTTTCGCGCCGCGGTCAGCCGCCTGCTGGGCAGCGCCGGATACAGGGTTGCCGAGGCTCAGGGTGGCGGCCGGGCCCAGACGGTCCTGCAGTCGGCGCGGCCCGACATCCTGGTCACTGACATCATCATGCCGGACGGCGACGGCATCGAACTGATCAATGCCGTCAAATGGCGCTATCCGACCATTCGCATCCTGGCCGTCAGCGGCCGGGGCTGTCTGGGCACGCTCGATCTGCTGAAGATGGCGGCCATGGTCGGCGCCGACGCCACCCTGAGCAAACCGTTGGGGCCCGAGGATCTGCTGTCGAAGGTCGCGGGTCTCGTGGCCATGGGCCCGGGAAGCTATCCGACCTAG
- a CDS encoding DUF2892 domain-containing protein: MTVDKAVMMFAGVMVLISLALTQWVHPAWIWLTVFVGANLIQASITGFCPAAMVFKALGVGRGAAFK, from the coding sequence ATGACCGTCGATAAAGCCGTGATGATGTTCGCCGGGGTCATGGTGTTGATCAGCCTCGCCCTGACCCAATGGGTTCACCCGGCCTGGATCTGGCTGACCGTGTTTGTCGGCGCCAATCTGATCCAGGCCTCGATCACCGGCTTCTGCCCGGCGGCGATGGTGTTCAAGGCCCTGGGCGTCGGCCGCGGCGCGGCCTTCAAATAG
- a CDS encoding DUF484 family protein, whose amino-acid sequence MSDGARIKTLDTAPDLAALRDLIRENGALLRDDPELLADLGLRLDAANLVDFGPAALARVAATAKRESKARRMLEATARANFSAQAQTHAAVIDLLEARNHSDLVRRMDEVATLRFGLTGAAVALEGPMRVPAGWYPLVEGQVDLILGPQKLARMGFHAPALGLFGDKAANVKSMAMVRLAIWEPARQGVLAFGSPEPEGFTKDMGHELVDFLGRVFERTAERWPVL is encoded by the coding sequence ATGTCGGACGGGGCGCGGATCAAGACACTCGATACGGCCCCGGATCTGGCGGCCCTGCGCGACCTGATCCGCGAGAACGGCGCCCTGCTGCGCGACGATCCCGAGCTGCTGGCCGACCTGGGCCTGCGGCTCGACGCGGCCAACCTGGTCGATTTCGGGCCGGCGGCCCTGGCCCGGGTGGCGGCGACGGCGAAGCGCGAATCTAAGGCCCGGCGCATGCTGGAGGCCACGGCCCGCGCCAACTTCTCGGCCCAGGCCCAGACCCACGCGGCAGTCATCGACCTGCTGGAAGCCCGCAACCATTCCGACCTCGTGCGCCGGATGGACGAGGTGGCGACCCTGCGCTTCGGCCTGACCGGGGCGGCCGTCGCCCTCGAAGGTCCGATGCGGGTTCCGGCCGGCTGGTATCCGCTGGTCGAGGGGCAGGTGGATTTGATCCTGGGACCGCAGAAGCTGGCGCGGATGGGCTTCCATGCCCCGGCGCTGGGTCTGTTCGGCGACAAGGCGGCAAACGTCAAATCCATGGCCATGGTCCGTCTGGCCATCTGGGAGCCGGCCCGCCAGGGCGTGCTGGCCTTCGGCTCGCCGGAACCGGAGGGGTTCACAAAAGACATGGGCCATGAGCTGGTCGATTTCCTCGGCCGGGTGTTCGAACGCACCGCCGAGCGTTGGCCGGTGCTGTGA
- a CDS encoding helix-turn-helix domain-containing protein, with protein MAQTERSGCPINLTLEELGDRWSLIVIRDLMFGNRRTFGRLLAESEEGIASNILADRLRRLTNSGLLTRAPDPAHRQKGVYSLTEAAIQLVPLLAMMGAWGRRFKQPSRDLSVRAELLEAGGPPLWEGFMAELRHLHLGAEKPARSVFAELQAAYEAAVAAGA; from the coding sequence ATGGCCCAGACTGAAAGATCCGGCTGTCCCATCAACCTGACGCTTGAGGAACTCGGCGACCGCTGGAGCCTGATCGTCATCCGCGACCTGATGTTCGGAAACCGCCGCACCTTCGGCCGGCTGTTGGCCGAGAGCGAGGAGGGCATCGCCTCGAACATCCTGGCTGACCGGCTCAGGCGGCTGACGAACTCGGGCCTGCTGACCCGGGCGCCGGATCCCGCCCACCGGCAGAAGGGCGTCTACAGCCTGACCGAGGCGGCGATCCAGCTCGTGCCATTGCTGGCGATGATGGGCGCCTGGGGGCGGCGGTTCAAACAGCCGAGCCGGGACCTGTCGGTGCGGGCCGAGCTCCTCGAGGCGGGGGGACCGCCCCTGTGGGAGGGCTTTATGGCCGAGCTGCGCCATCTGCACCTGGGGGCCGAAAAGCCGGCGCGCTCGGTGTTCGCGGAGCTGCAGGCGGCCTACGAGGCGGCAGTCGCGGCGGGCGCCTGA
- a CDS encoding primosomal protein N' yields the protein MSRIASVLLPMPLPEAFDYAEPEGMDLNVGDQVAAPLGPRLMRGVVTALRDGTGGNRPLKPISHRIDDPPLPPGTLAFIEWAARYAADNPGWPLAMAMRGLRAPKPKPERIVVPTGLDPKRPTPARTKVLEAAAREALPAPRLAEAAGVSSGVVKGLIDEGCLAIEERLPDRTPPPLDVSPRQGSLNPGQAAAAAELIKKFDTHAFSATLLDGVTGSGKTEVYLEAAAHALSKDPEAQVLILLPEIALTQAVIARVAARFGSPPGEWHSAVAPPRRRTLWEDVAAGRKRIVVGARSALFLPYRKLALIVVDEEHDGSYKQEEGFIYQGRDLAVARAHLEGCAVVLASATPSLETLWNAEQGRYGWLKLNARHGVATLPEVTMIDLRETPPERDHWLSPPLVQAMAETLERGEQTLLFLNRRGYAPVVLCRACGERLTAPDTDSWLVEHRYTGRLVCHLTGFSMPKPEACPHCGAKDSLVSIGPGVERVEEEAKRLFPEARTAIFSSDTMFSSQSARELVEAMERGEIDILVATQAAAKGHNFPNLTLVGVVDADLGLRGGDLRAGERTFQLLAQAGGRAGRADRPGRVLMQTYAPEHPVMQALAASDRDSFVAAEMELRQLSGLPPFGRLAAVILSGPDPVQLEAFAQDMARVAPNTPGVEIFGPADAPLGLIRGRRRKRLLVRADRNVDLSAYMAAWKARVKPRGQLRLTIDIDPYSFL from the coding sequence ATGAGCCGAATCGCCTCCGTCCTCCTGCCCATGCCGCTGCCCGAGGCCTTCGACTACGCCGAGCCCGAGGGCATGGACCTCAACGTCGGCGATCAGGTCGCCGCCCCGCTTGGGCCCAGGCTGATGCGGGGCGTCGTCACCGCCCTGCGCGACGGGACCGGCGGCAACCGTCCGTTGAAGCCCATCTCCCACCGCATCGACGACCCACCGCTGCCGCCCGGCACCCTCGCCTTCATCGAATGGGCCGCCCGCTACGCCGCCGACAATCCCGGCTGGCCCCTGGCCATGGCCATGCGCGGCCTGCGCGCGCCGAAACCCAAGCCCGAACGGATCGTCGTCCCGACCGGCCTCGACCCCAAACGCCCGACCCCCGCCCGAACCAAGGTCCTGGAAGCCGCCGCCCGCGAAGCTCTGCCCGCCCCGCGCCTGGCCGAAGCCGCCGGGGTCTCCTCCGGCGTGGTCAAGGGCCTGATCGACGAGGGCTGCCTGGCCATCGAGGAGCGGCTCCCCGACCGCACCCCGCCGCCTCTCGACGTCTCCCCCCGCCAGGGCTCGCTCAATCCCGGCCAGGCCGCCGCCGCCGCCGAGCTGATCAAGAAGTTCGATACCCACGCCTTCTCCGCCACCCTGCTCGACGGGGTCACCGGTTCCGGCAAGACCGAGGTCTACCTCGAAGCCGCCGCCCATGCGCTCAGCAAAGATCCCGAGGCCCAAGTCCTCATCCTGCTGCCCGAGATCGCCCTCACCCAGGCAGTCATCGCCCGCGTGGCCGCCCGCTTCGGCAGCCCTCCCGGCGAATGGCACAGCGCCGTGGCGCCGCCCCGCCGCCGCACCCTCTGGGAAGACGTCGCCGCCGGCCGCAAGCGCATCGTCGTCGGGGCCCGCTCGGCCCTGTTCCTGCCCTATCGCAAGCTGGCCCTCATCGTCGTCGATGAGGAGCATGACGGCAGCTACAAGCAGGAGGAGGGCTTCATCTACCAGGGCCGCGACCTCGCCGTCGCCCGCGCCCATCTGGAGGGCTGCGCCGTCGTCCTCGCCTCGGCCACCCCCAGCCTGGAGACGCTCTGGAACGCCGAACAGGGCCGCTACGGCTGGCTGAAACTGAACGCTCGCCACGGTGTCGCCACCCTGCCCGAGGTGACGATGATCGACCTGCGCGAGACCCCGCCGGAGCGCGACCACTGGCTCTCGCCGCCGTTGGTCCAGGCCATGGCCGAAACCCTTGAACGCGGCGAGCAGACCCTGCTGTTCCTCAACCGCCGCGGCTACGCCCCGGTCGTCCTCTGCAGGGCTTGTGGAGAAAGACTGACCGCGCCCGACACCGACAGCTGGCTGGTCGAGCACCGCTACACCGGCCGCCTGGTCTGCCACCTGACCGGCTTCTCCATGCCAAAGCCCGAGGCCTGCCCCCACTGCGGCGCCAAGGACAGCCTGGTCTCCATCGGCCCCGGCGTCGAACGGGTCGAGGAGGAAGCCAAGCGCCTGTTCCCCGAGGCCCGCACCGCCATCTTCTCCTCCGACACCATGTTCAGCAGCCAGTCGGCCCGCGAGCTGGTCGAGGCCATGGAGCGCGGCGAGATCGACATCCTCGTCGCCACCCAGGCGGCGGCGAAGGGACACAACTTCCCGAACCTCACCTTGGTCGGCGTCGTCGACGCGGACCTCGGCCTGCGCGGCGGGGACTTAAGGGCCGGCGAACGCACCTTCCAGCTGCTGGCCCAGGCCGGCGGCCGGGCCGGCCGCGCCGACCGCCCCGGCCGTGTCCTCATGCAGACCTACGCCCCCGAGCATCCGGTCATGCAGGCCCTGGCCGCCTCCGACCGCGACAGCTTCGTCGCCGCCGAGATGGAGCTGCGCCAGCTCTCCGGCCTGCCCCCCTTCGGCCGGCTGGCCGCCGTCATCCTCTCCGGGCCTGACCCGGTCCAGCTCGAGGCCTTCGCCCAGGACATGGCCCGCGTCGCCCCCAACACCCCGGGCGTGGAGATCTTCGGCCCCGCCGACGCGCCGCTGGGCCTGATCCGGGGCCGGCGCCGCAAACGCCTGCTGGTCCGCGCCGACCGCAATGTCGATCTGTCCGCCTACATGGCGGCCTGGAAGGCCCGGGTGAAACCGCGCGGCCAGCTGCGCCTGACCATCGACATCGACCCCTACAGTTTTCTGTGA